One genomic region from Streptomyces sp. NBC_01304 encodes:
- a CDS encoding SIS domain-containing protein yields the protein MSRITFHDGQDGQPEALERVAAHVRAQLAAPALDALRAAQKPLFAGIGASFAALAVPVEVLRAHGVPAQRVLSSEIEDGLTGFDTDVLLGISQGGRSSETIAAFKAAEGARTVAVLNVTPSPLAELAELAVDMGNEPDSYASTVGFTGTIVALDLIAGAIAGRDDDPWHGIGAHVRTVRERAAAAIAPLRARAATTVAADCVASGASRASAEEAALLLREVPRIPAAASATRNYLHGEMESAGNTLHLVFGDGREIDLARSLSDAGHLTLLVTAEDIAPGDHLGVVRLPATSAAPRVVLETVAVQELVQALSAERDVPIESFVFANDDTKEGGVDPGDFAIGSPDLTHA from the coding sequence ATGTCCCGCATCACCTTCCACGACGGCCAGGACGGCCAGCCCGAGGCACTGGAGCGCGTCGCCGCCCACGTCCGCGCCCAGCTCGCCGCACCGGCGCTCGACGCCCTGCGCGCCGCGCAGAAGCCGCTGTTCGCGGGCATCGGCGCCTCGTTCGCCGCGCTCGCCGTGCCCGTCGAGGTGCTGCGCGCCCACGGCGTGCCCGCCCAGCGGGTGCTGTCCAGCGAGATCGAGGACGGCCTGACCGGCTTCGACACCGACGTGCTGCTCGGCATCTCGCAGGGCGGCCGCAGCTCGGAGACGATCGCGGCGTTCAAGGCCGCCGAGGGCGCCCGCACGGTCGCCGTCCTCAACGTCACCCCCTCCCCCCTCGCCGAACTCGCCGAACTCGCCGTCGACATGGGCAACGAGCCCGACTCGTACGCCTCCACCGTCGGCTTCACCGGCACGATCGTCGCCCTCGACCTGATCGCCGGCGCGATCGCGGGCCGGGACGACGACCCGTGGCACGGCATCGGCGCGCACGTCCGCACGGTCCGCGAGCGGGCCGCCGCCGCGATCGCCCCGCTGCGCGCCCGCGCCGCCACCACCGTCGCCGCCGACTGCGTGGCCTCCGGCGCCTCCCGGGCGTCGGCGGAGGAGGCCGCCCTGCTCCTGCGCGAGGTCCCGCGCATCCCGGCCGCGGCCTCGGCGACCCGCAACTACCTGCACGGCGAGATGGAATCGGCCGGCAACACCCTGCACCTCGTCTTCGGCGACGGCCGCGAGATCGACCTGGCCCGCTCGCTGTCCGACGCCGGACACCTCACGCTCCTGGTCACCGCCGAGGACATCGCCCCCGGCGACCACCTCGGCGTGGTCCGCCTCCCGGCGACGTCCGCCGCACCCCGTGTCGTCCTGGAGACGGTGGCCGTCCAGGAACTGGTGCAGGCGCTGAGCGCCGAACGCGATGTACCGATCGAGTCGTTCGTGTTCGCCAACGACGACACCAAGGAAGGCGGCGTCGACCCGGGCGACTTCGCCATCGGCTCCCCCGATCTGACGCACGCCTGA